The Parvibaculum sp. DNA segment ATGTCCGATCTCGGTTTCGCCGGCATCATGATTTCCGAAAAATACGGCGGCACCGATTTCGGGCCCGTCGGCCTCGGCCTCGTGCTCGAACAGGCCGGCCGCACGCTGGCCGCAAGCCCGCTCGTCTCCACCGTCTTGCTCTGCGGTTCGGCCGTGCAGCTTGCCGGCAACGCGACGCAGCGCCAGGACATCCTCTCGGCCATCGCCGCCGGCGACCGCATCATGGCGCTGGCGCTGGAGGAAGGCCCGCACCACAACCCGACCCGCATCGCCACCCGCGCCGAGGCGAGCGGCCAGGCCTTCAGGATTTCGGGCAAGAAGACCTTCGTGCTCGACGGCCATGTCGCCGACCAGCTCATCGTCGCCGCCCGCACCTCCGGCAACGAAAACGACCGCGCCGGCATCACGCTCTTCCTCGTCGATCCGAAATCGGAAGGCGTCAAGATCACGCGCACCCTGATGGTCGACAGCCGCAACGCCGCCGACATCTCGTTCGACAACGTGTCGGTGCCGGCCACTGCCGTGCTCGGCTCGGTCGATGGCGGCATCGACGTGCTCGAACAGGTGCTCGACATCGCCCGCATCGGCATCTCGGCCGAAATGCTGGGTCTCGTGCAGGAGGTCTTCGACACGACGCTTGCTTACCTCAAGGAGCGCAAGCAGTTCGGCAAGGTCATCGGTTCCTTCCAGGCGCTGCAACACCGCATGGCGGTGCTCTTTGCCGAGATCGAGCTTTGCCGCTCGGTCGTGCTCGACGCGCTCTCGGCGCTGGAAGCCCGGCGCAACGACGTGCCGCTGATCGCGAGCCTCGCCAAGGCCCGCCTCTCGGACACCGCGACCCTGATGACCAATGAAGGCCTGCAGATGCATGGCGGCATGGGCATGACCGACCAGTTCGATGTCGGCCTCTTCATGAAGCGCGCCCGCGTCGCCACGGCGAGTTTCGGCGACGGAAATTTCCACCGCGACCGTTATGCATCGCTGGAAGGCTACTGACGATCCTGCGAACGCGGCCCCTCGGGGCGCGTTCGCCCACAAGTTCACACGCCGGGGGCATGCGTTCGTAAAATGTTGAAGGTCCGGTCCGGAATGGCGGCGGGTGTATGGCCGCTTTTCGCCCTCGCGCTGGCGCTGGTCGCGATGCCCGCGCCGGCCAGCGCCCACCCCCATGTCTGGATCGACTTGCGGACGGAAGCCCATGTCGATGCCGAAGGCCGCCTCGCCGCCGTCACCATTGTCTGGATTTTCGACGAGTTCTATTCGGCCTTCGCCCTCGACGGCCTCGAAAAGCCGGGCGGCGACTACAAGTCCGAAGACCTCGCGGCGCTCACCGACGTCAATATGTCGAACCTTGCCGAGTTCGACTACTTCGCCGAGGTGACGCAAGGCGGCGAACCGGCGGCCTTTGGCGAACCGCGCGACGCGCATTCGACATGGGACGAGGAAAGCGGCCGCCTGTCGCTGAGCTTCACGCTGCCGATCGCCGAACCGCGCGCCGCAACCGCCGCGGCGCCGGCGACATTCCGCGTCTACGATCCCTCCTATTACATTTCGATCGACTACACCGAAAAAGACCCGCTACGCGTCGTCGGCGAGGCGGCCGGGCGCTGCAAGACCGCCATCGAAACGCCCAATGTCGAAAACGTCTGGATGACGCTGCCCGAATCCGCCTTCACCAGCGGACAGTCGCAGATGGGGGCGATGTTTGCGGCGACCGCGACGTTGATCTGCGAGACGGCCGAATGAAAAGCCTGCGGCAAAAGCCCCTGCTGGCGGCGCTCGTCCTTGCCGCCGCCTGCGCCGCAACGGCGGCGCTCGCGCAGAGCCCGTTCGCGGTGCCCGGCGCCGAAACGCCGCCGCCCGAACCCGGTCTCTTCGCCGGCCTCATGCGCTACATCATGGGCATGCAGCAGGAATATTACCGCGCCATGGCCGGCGCGCTGCGCGCGGTCAACCTGCAGGGCTCGCTCGCCGCCGCCTGGGGCCTCGTCTCGATCTCGTTCCTCTATGGCGTCTTCCACGCCGCCGGCCCCGGCCACGGCAAGGTCATTGTCACCTCCTGGCTGCTTGCCGACGAACGCGAAGTGAAGCGCGGCATCCTGATCGCCTTCCTCTCCGCCTTCGCACAGGCCGTCACCGCGATTCTCGTCGTCGGCATCCTGGCACTCGCCCTCGGCATGACGCAGCGCGCCACCGCCGACATCGTGCCGATCATAGAGCGCGCCAGTTTCGCGTTGATCGCCGGCGTCGGCGCCTGGCTCATCTGGCGTGCCTTCCGCCCGTCTCACGATCATGGTCACGATCACGGCCACGATCACGCGCACCACCACCATGACCATGCGCATGATCACGCCCATTTGCCGACACCGGTCGAGATTCGCAAGGCGCGCGGCCTGAAAGGCATGGCGGCCGTCATCCTCTCGGTCGGCTTGCGCCCGTGCAGCGGCGCGATACTGGTGCTGCTTTTCGCGGTCACGCAGCAGGCATTCCATATCGGCGTCCTCTCCGCCTTCGCAATGGCGGTCGGCACCGCGATCACGGTCTCGGGCCTCGCGCTGCTCACCGTCGCCTCGAAAAACGGTGCGCTGCGCCTTGCCGGCCGCATCGACAGCCCCTGGACGCAGCGTCTGGAACGCATCCTCCGGATCGCCGGTGGCGGCTTCATTCTGATCTTCGGATTGTTCCTGCTGGTGGGC contains these protein-coding regions:
- a CDS encoding acyl-CoA dehydrogenase family protein encodes the protein MALVLTEEQQLLRDTATQFFQERLPIANLRKLRDTKDATGFDRAIWKEMSDLGFAGIMISEKYGGTDFGPVGLGLVLEQAGRTLAASPLVSTVLLCGSAVQLAGNATQRQDILSAIAAGDRIMALALEEGPHHNPTRIATRAEASGQAFRISGKKTFVLDGHVADQLIVAARTSGNENDRAGITLFLVDPKSEGVKITRTLMVDSRNAADISFDNVSVPATAVLGSVDGGIDVLEQVLDIARIGISAEMLGLVQEVFDTTLAYLKERKQFGKVIGSFQALQHRMAVLFAEIELCRSVVLDALSALEARRNDVPLIASLAKARLSDTATLMTNEGLQMHGGMGMTDQFDVGLFMKRARVATASFGDGNFHRDRYASLEGY
- a CDS encoding nickel/cobalt transporter, with the protein product MKSLRQKPLLAALVLAAACAATAALAQSPFAVPGAETPPPEPGLFAGLMRYIMGMQQEYYRAMAGALRAVNLQGSLAAAWGLVSISFLYGVFHAAGPGHGKVIVTSWLLADEREVKRGILIAFLSAFAQAVTAILVVGILALALGMTQRATADIVPIIERASFALIAGVGAWLIWRAFRPSHDHGHDHGHDHAHHHHDHAHDHAHLPTPVEIRKARGLKGMAAVILSVGLRPCSGAILVLLFAVTQQAFHIGVLSAFAMAVGTAITVSGLALLTVASKNGALRLAGRIDSPWTQRLERILRIAGGGFILIFGLFLLVGSFTLPRQPLF
- a CDS encoding DUF1007 family protein; amino-acid sequence: MAAGVWPLFALALALVAMPAPASAHPHVWIDLRTEAHVDAEGRLAAVTIVWIFDEFYSAFALDGLEKPGGDYKSEDLAALTDVNMSNLAEFDYFAEVTQGGEPAAFGEPRDAHSTWDEESGRLSLSFTLPIAEPRAATAAAPATFRVYDPSYYISIDYTEKDPLRVVGEAAGRCKTAIETPNVENVWMTLPESAFTSGQSQMGAMFAATATLICETAE